In the genome of Melospiza melodia melodia isolate bMelMel2 chromosome 20, bMelMel2.pri, whole genome shotgun sequence, the window AGGCTGATGGGTTTTTCATGGCATAGTGTGGTAATAATAAAgcattgatcagccttctgcaatcacAGAGTCAATGCTCATGATTCCCCATGCAGGGGCACACTGCTGCCATACAGAGGGGCAGTTTCTAATGTTGTCTCTCTTTTCTCTCCCATTCAGGTGTTGCATTCAGGTGAGTTGACTTTCCTCAGCCCAGTTCCTTGTGGCATCACTGCTCAGCCTTCCTGTAGGGCAGGGAGCAGGCTCTCCTCAGCCTTTCATCCAGCTTGCTCTGCTGTTGCCAGGAATGCAGACTCAGGGGATGTCCTAGTGCTGGTGGACTCTGAAGATGACGAGGAGGGGAAGGGGTCTGAGGAggccctgagcagctgcacgGAGCACGAGGCCATGGCCCTGGTCAGtgggagcagggcccaggctgctCACCTGAACCACCTCACAGAAGGTGAGGagcccctgctccctgctgagcagctgccagggagggAGGAATCCTTGCTGGCTGTTGTagctgagatgctgctgctctgtgccctgtgtaGGTGACGATGATGAGCTCCACAGTGGGGTCTCTGCACAGGATGTGAGAGAAGAGACACGAGGCTCATAGCTCCTATCCCTCCTTGAGGAAGCACACGGAGCTCCAGCTGGAATCCAGCATCAAGCAGGCCCTCACTGTGTGTGGCTGAGCACAGCCTGTCAGTGTCCTGTCCCAGGACACTTCAGGCACCTCTCTCTCCACCTGCCACTTCCACAGTTTCACTCCATCCTTCTCCAGCCTTGTTTCTCCATTTCTTCTGTCTTCCATTTTCCTCTTTGTCTTGGGTGCTCCTAAAACAAGGTGGCACCCAGCGCAGGCAGAGCATGGGAACACCCCCTCACTTCAATGCCTGTGACAGACTCGAATTCCCATATGGGATTCTGGCTCAGTccccctgagcagctctgggatggaCAAAGTCACCACGGGGCCACAGCGGTCCTGGGGCAAGGGGAGAAACAAGGGCTGTGTGGGCAGGACATGGCTGACACTGACCCTGGGAAggctgaattgtttttattataaatatttttcccCTATTCCTTCTGCAGTGTTGCTCTGTGTCCAAGTCAGGAGTTAATCTCTTCCTTGTGTGGGTGCAGGGTAATGGGGACATGAGCACGCATATGGGGGGACAAAGGGGACCTGACAGCTTACAGGGGATCTGATGGCCCATGCAGAAGGGAAGCTCTCCTGGGACATGCAGAGAGAGGCGGGGTCTGTGCTGTGGGTGAAATTGGGGTGTCTGAGCCATCCCTGGGTTGTCAGAACAGTGTGAGCTGGAGCaggctgagggtgggctggggactGTGCTTAGGGTCTGGCTGTGCACAGTGGTCTCTGGAGGGCCATGGAGCCTCAACAGAGGgttctgaggggctggagtggggtctgagggctggagggaataGAGTGTGGGTGGAAGGATGGGATGGTTTGAGAGTGGGAGCCCCGCAGCAAGCAGCCCtggtgcattccctgtgccccgcACCGCTGCTCGGAGCCGAGCCAGGAAAATCCCCGGGAGCCGCGGGAgcctctggctgcccctggcaaCTCTGTTGTGCTGCCAGCACCTCCTCGGCTGTCCCGATCCCAGCTCCTCCCGGGCGAGGAGGAGGCACCGCCGAGATGGAGCCGGAGCTGGAGGCGCGGGTGCGAGAGGCGTTGCGGGACAAGCTGCGGCTGCTGtgagtgacacccctgtgccctcCCGGGACAGGTGACCCAAGGGCTGGCACCAGGCCAGCGTGTCCTGTGTGCCCCATGATCTCAGTTTGTATTCCTATCTCCGGGTGCCACTGCCAGGATGGCTGTCAGGGAGGAGAGGACACAGCAGCCAtgggctgggggcaggcaggGGGATTCACGGGTTCTAACAAGAAAGCTGAGGTTGCGGTGTGACCTGTCCTTCCCTGGGGAGCAAATTGAACAAAGATGGAACCAGCTCCATCTCGCTGGTGCTGGGGGACTCCAAGCAGGGGAGGCTGACGTGGGAGGGGTGGGCATGAAtgcaggcagggctcagcctgaGTGGTCCTGACCCCGGGTGAGCGGGCCAGGCACAGCGGcggcccctggcagccctgcccgTGGCACGGTGGCAgatgccctgcccaggctctcccTCCGCAGCCCGGCCGAGCTGCACGCAGCCCGTGGCAGGACGGGGACAGCGCGGGGCCCCGCCACGCTCCCTCCATCCACCCGTGTGCTGCTGAAGAGGCGGGAGGCGGCGGAGGCGGAGCGGGAGCTGCAGAACCAGCGGCAGGTGAGGGCGCTGCGGGTGTGCCTGGGgacaaggggctggcaggggtgtcCCCAGCTCCCCTCGGGTGCCCACAAGCCTGGGCGATGCTCCAGGCCCCCTGTCGTCCCGCAGGAGTTCCAGCAGCGGATGCAGCGCCTGGCGCAGCGCCGGCAGCAGCTGGCCCGGAGGCGAGAGCAGCACCGCGACGCCGTGCTCAGATTCGAGTCCTTCCTCAAGgtgccgggccggggcgggggcagGGCCGGCCGGAGGGTCCCCGCTGACCCCGTGTCCCGGTGCAGGCGGCGGCGGCCCGGCGGGAGCGGGAGCTGCGGAGGGCGGACGAGCAgcgggcgcgggcggcggcggagcgAGCGGAGAGCGCCCGGCTGCGGCGGGAGCTGGAGCGGCtgcggcggcaccgggagcgccTGGCCCGGCGCCTGCGGAGCCTCCGGCCCTTCGGGGACTACCTGCGGGACGTGCTGGCCGCGATGGGCCAGGTGAGCTCCTGCCGTGCCATCCTGCGTGTCCCCAACCAAGCCCTTGGAGGGGTCATCCCTGCGGCCTCAGCCGCCTCCCACTGCCCAGTTCCAGGACGTGCCGGCCATGCTGGTGCATTTGGGGGTGCTGGCGGAGGTGCGGGCAGCCCTGGCACGGGAGGCAGAAgccgggcaggagcagctggcccagggcagggcacagctccaGCGGTACCGTCAGGAGAGCAGCACCCAGCTCCTGGGCACCAGGAACGAGCTGGCACGGCTCCACACACGCCTGGAGGCTGCCCAGCGGGATGTGCGCCAGTGGGTAAGGGGGATGTGGggtgcccagggacccccagggagaGGGGCAGCAGTACAGACCCCAGGTGTGCTGCACAAGGAGATGCCCAGTGTGGTGGAGGTGCAAAGTTGGGCTGCACCCTTCTGAGCTGAGCTGAGGATCCCCACTTGCccaaaaagcagcagctctgcatggGGGGGATACACAGCCAGGACTCCTGGGTTACCCAGGCCTGGCCTGGGgggcacagaaggacacagggcAGTGACCAGGGGCTCACCCTGTCCCCCAGGAGTCCTGCTGGACCCACatccagagcacagccacccagaagaccctgctgctggggcagaTCAAGCTGGCTGTGCTGAACCTCTTCCAGCAaaccacagcacagctcaggatcCTCACAGACAGAGCCCAGGACACAAAGGCCCAGTTGGACACAGTCAGCACAACCCTCTCCCcggggcagtggggctggggacTCACAGGGGCACTTACACCCCAGGATGGCTGTGGCATCAGTCTCTCATCTCCACAGGTGCTGCTCTGCATGAAGGCTCTGTCTGACATCTGTGCCACCGGCacacacccacagcagcacaggagtGTCAGGCTGCTTCAGGGCCACAAATAGCCCCTGGGGACTATctgcctgctcctggggctggagagaggctgccagggccagcatggaGCCACAGGACCCCTCTGTATGCAGGCAATTCCTGCAAGTCTAGAAACCCATGTCAAGAGGCAACATGGACAGCAGTGGCACAGTCACACTGGGGTGGCACCacacccaggcagggccagggcactCCTGAGGTTCCCTCCTGCACAGAGCACCCCAGgcaggaggacgaggaggagagaGCTGCTGAAGGTGCTTCACATTAAAATACACCCAGCTGTGCAGCACAGCACCTGCTTCTTCTTGCGTCTCTAGGGAAAGAATCACCCCAAGCACGCTGCTTGGAGCAAGGACAGACAGAAGCCGGGATGCAAAACCAACCAATATTTACtgtcccttgcccagctcccaccCCAGGCGCCGTGTGTCCTACATCCTCTTCCTGAGCTTGCCCTTCCTggcggggccggcgcggcggCCGAAGGCCATGAGCCGCAGCTCCTGCACGCGCTGCCGCCCGCGCGCCCGCAGCCGCTTCAGGCCCCCGCTCTGCAGGAAGCGCTGCTTGGCCGCCTTCTTGCGCCGCTTCAGGATCTGCTGCTTGTTCCTCAGCTCCGAGCGCACCCTGCCCTGCGCCGGGGACTGCGTGGGGCCTGCggggggatgggacagggctgtgctcagagccaggctgaggggaacagggcagggctctgctgcttgCTTTGGGTACTCACCCTGCCCACGCCTGTGCTTCCCTCTGAACTGCTCGCTGCTGCGTGGCCCTTCCTCGTCCTCGTCCCGCTCGTCAACCTTGTACTTCTGCTTCCACTTCTCATAGCTGGGACGGGCGCGTTAAGGGAACATGTGGGGACTCCTCGCTTGACCCCACTGTGCTCCCTCCCCTGGCAGGGGATGGAGCCCTGACACACAGGTCCAGCCCTGCTCccgcagtgcccagcccaggcaggcagcagtgcccacagcaggaTACAGGTTGTTCTTGTAGGAGCTGCTGATGTAGCGCCCGCTCTCCGTCCGcaccttcttcttgtcctcctggCCCGTCTGCCCCACAAACCGCTTCTTCTTGCGGTCCCTGCGAGGGACAGAGGGGTGGTGGGACCGAgcagtgccacccccagcacCGATTCCCCCTCCAGCCCACGGGCAAAGCCCACTCACCACTTGAGCAGCTGCTTGTTCTTGTTGAGGTTGTGGTTCTCGTCGCCCATGAGATCCAGCACGGCCCCGGCCGCCTGCTGCTCGAAGGCGCTGCCCTCGCCGCCCACGCTCAGCCTGCCAAGGGGGGAGATGAGAGCAGCCCCCACACAGGctgggggcacagcagca includes:
- the CFAP73 gene encoding cilia- and flagella-associated protein 73: MEPELEARVREALRDKLRLLRVSGPGTAAAPGSPARGTVADALPRLSLRSPAELHAARGRTGTARGPATLPPSTRVLLKRREAAEAERELQNQRQEFQQRMQRLAQRRQQLARRREQHRDAVLRFESFLKAAAARRERELRRADEQRARAAAERAESARLRRELERLRRHRERLARRLRSLRPFGDYLRDVLAAMGQFQDVPAMLVHLGVLAEVRAALAREAEAGQEQLAQGRAQLQRYRQESSTQLLGTRNELARLHTRLEAAQRDVRQWESCWTHIQSTATQKTLLLGQIKLAVLNLFQQTTAQLRILTDRAQDTKAQLDTVLLCMKALSDICATGTHPQQHRSVRLLQGHK